In Zygosaccharomyces rouxii strain CBS732 chromosome D complete sequence, one DNA window encodes the following:
- the EGH1 gene encoding hydrolase (similar to uniprot|P40566 Saccharomyces cerevisiae YIR007W Hypothetical ORF) — MHEQVHVSSDGQFVDSKGRIIQLRGVNLDPCVKIPKEPYLPTHDFAQESIYYEKAGNVNFKGHPMSLEEIESHVKRIKSLGYNSVRFLFNWEAIEHEGPEIYDYEYMDFAIELLQRINEIGGLYVYLDPHQDVWSRACGGSGAPLWTLYCAGFQPSRFEVTAASVLHHHFTRDAKHYPKMLWPTNYFKLGSQTMFTLFFAGKEFAPKCTINGISIQEYLQERFISAVMVFYERIQKSAPELFENNCIIGLETMNEPNQGYLGEKELGVIPKERSLKRGLTPTAFQCFKMGHGYHTHVDNYDLSIFGPSKNGNVRVDPKGERCWLNQKERDEIDSRYGWKRGKEWLAGQCIWKLHGVWTDEDNHPKLLNPNYFAKSPSGQIVDDYYFSNYYFLDFYKSFRSRFRSLDSERLLFMQSPVFKTPPELDKQDLLDGKTVCATHFYDGMSLMFKTWNKLLNVDTFGIVRGKYSNPAFSVTFGENNIRKSLRKQLREMIRDVRSALGESVPVFFTEIGMPFDMNHKRAYDNGDYSSQIAALDALGFALEGNNLSYSLWCYCHKNSHELGDLWNNEDFSIWSAEDTYLVGRDPNIKLELGPDDIRIAPNAHYVKVSHIQDLLDLPGVKKDALDFSGIRGLSALLRPFPIKIDGKFKSAEFILSERKYVLEVIGEKTNSQSYIFIPSYHFPLKELVIDSSSRHLTFDPDYGILKWAHGSGRHYLVVSVESETSKSDDCVIA; from the coding sequence ATGCATGAACAAGTTCATGTTTCATCCGATGGACAGTTTGTGGATTCCAAAGGTCGTATTATTCAATTACGTGGAGTCAACTTAGATCCATGCGTAAAAATCCCCAAAGAACCCTATTTACCTACGCATGATTTTGCACAGGAGTCGATCTATTATGAAAAGGCAGGCAATGTTAATTTTAAGGGGCATCCAATGtctttagaagaaattgaatccCACGTAAAACGTATAAAATCTCTAGGTTATAATTCAGTTcgttttcttttcaattgggAAGCAATTGAACATGAAGGTCCTGAAATTTACGATTATGAATATATGGATTTTGCGATCGAACTTTTACAGAGAataaatgaaattggtggtCTTTATGTTTATCTAGATCCTCATCAGGACGTTTGGTCTCGTGCTTGTGGTGGTTCAGGTGCTCCATTATGGACACTGTACTGTGCAGGATTTCAACCATCCAGATTTGAAGTTACGGCGGCATCTGTCTTACATCATCATTTTACAAGAGATGCTAAACATTATCCAAAAATGTTATGGCCTACAAATTATTTTAAATTAGGTTCACAAACTATGTTTACATTGTTTTTTGCAGGTAAAGAGTTTGCCCCCAAATGCACAATTAATGGAATCAGTATTCAAGAGTATTTACAGGAAAGATTCATCTCAGCGGTAATGGTTTTTTATGAACGAATTCAAAAAAGTGCACCGGAGTTGTTTGAAAATAACTGCATCATTGGATTAGAAACGATGAATGAACCTAATCAAGGTTATTTAGGTGAAAAAGAATTAGGAGTTATTCCAAAGGAACGTAGTTTAAAGAGAGGTTTAACGCCAACTGCATTCCAATGTTTTAAAATGGGTCATGGCTATCATACACATGTTGACAATTACGACTTATCGATTTTTGGACCTTCGAAGAATGGTAATGTCAGAGTGGATCCCAAGGGTGAACGTTGTTGGCTAAATCAGAAGGaaagagatgaaattgattctcGCTACGGTTGGAAAAGGGGTAAAGAATGGTTAGCAGGTCAATGTATATGGAAATTACATGGTGTTTGGACAGACGAGGATAATCATCCGAAACTTTTAAACCCCAATTATTTTGCTAAATCGCCTTCAGGTCAAATTGTAGatgattattatttcaGCAATTATTATTTCTTAGATTTTTACAAATCATTTCGATCTAGATTTCGAAGTCTGGATTCTGAAAGATTACTATTCATGCAGTCACCGGTGTTTAAAACACCTCCAGAATTAGATAAACAAGATCTGTTGGATGGTAAAACGGTTTGTGCTACTCATTTTTACGATGGTATGTCACTAATGTTCAAAACTTGGAATAAACTACTTAACGTGGATACATTCGGTATCGTTAGGGGTAAATATTCTAATCCGGCATTCAGTGTTACCTTTGGCGAGAACAATATTCGTAAATCTCTCCGTAAACAATTAAGAGAAATGATTAGAGATGTTCGTTCAGCGTTGGGGGAAAGTGTTCCCGTTTTCTTTACAGAAATTGGTATGCCCTTTGATATGAATCATAAACGTGCATACGACAATGGTGACTATTCATCACAGATAGCTGCACTGGATGCATTGGGGTTTGCCCTAGAGGGTAATAACTTGTCTTATAGTCTGTGGTGTTATTGTCACAAAAATTCACACGAATTGGGGGATCTTTGGAATAACGAAGACTTTTCCATATGGTCTGCAGAAGATACTTATTTGGTAGGTCGTGATCCAAATATAAAATTAGAATTAGGTCCTGATGATATCCGTATCGCACCGAATGCACATTATGTCAAAGTGTCTCACATTCAAGATCTCTTAGATCTTCCAGGTGTTAAGAAAGATGCTCTTGATTTTAGCGGTATTCGGGGTCTAAGCGCCCTTTTAAGACCTTTCCCCATAAAAATAGATGGTAAATTCAAATCTGCAGAATTTATATTGAGCGAAAGGAAGTATGTCTTAGAAGTCATAGGTGAAAAGACTAATTCTCAGAGCTATATTTTCATACCAAGTTATCATTTCCCCTTGAAAGAACTTGTCAttgattcttcatcaagaCACCTAACTTTCGATCCTGACTATGGTATACTAAAATGGGCACACGGATCAGGACGTCATTATTTGGTAGTTAGTGTGGAAAGCGAAACTTCAAAGAGCGATGACTGTGTAATTGCTTAG
- the PRI1 gene encoding DNA primase subunit PRI1 (highly similar to uniprot|P10363 Saccharomyces cerevisiae YIR008C PRI1 Subunit of DNA primase which is required for DNA synthesis and double-strand break repair), with translation MTEEENGSPNEAAKPQPPSSSDMQYYYQFIYPFKQIFNWLNHSPKPGKDMINRELAMAFRSGAYKRYNSYRSVQEFKSQVVKANPDRFEIGAIYNKPPQERDSLLKSEMIPLEKELVFDIDMDDYDTFRTCCSGAQVCGKCWKFISLAMTIMNTALIEDFGFENFLWVFSGRRGAHCWVSDKRARALNNLQRSNIIDYMNVVKDRTANKRLALLRPYHPHIARSLEQLKPHFTAIILEEQDPWRDDAHAMQTLLPGLHDRNLIEALSRYWKAHPGRSSKEKWSDIDAIAAKELKISRKQEFINRLRECKEDLVISTLYPKLDVEVTKQTHHLLKAPFCIHPGTGNVCVPIDENFVPSKAPRLIDLQSEMELRNHDISKTSLQPFLDAFQRQINKLVKEELSNVKRDREEDDGQIVDF, from the coding sequence ATgactgaagaagaaaatggttCCCCCAATGAAGCTGCTAAACCACAACCCCCCAGCTCCTCTGATATGCAGTACTACTACCAATTTATCTATCCTTTCAAACAGATattcaattggttaaatCATTCACCAAAACCAGGAAAGGACATGATCAATCGTGAATTAGCTATGGCCTTTAGATCCGGTGCCTATAAAAGATATAATTCGTATCGTAGTGTACAGGAATTTAAAAGTCAAGTTGTCAAAGCTAACCCTgatagatttgaaattggtgcTATTTACAATAAGCCACCTCAGGAGCGTGATTCCTTGCTTAAATCAGAAATGATACCGTTAGAAAAAGAGTTGGTTTTTGATATAGATATGGATGATTACGATACCTTCAGAACCTGTTGTTCAGGAGCGCAAGTATGTGGTAAATGTTGGAAATTCATATCATTAGCGATGACAATTATGAATACTGCACTTATAGAAGACTTTGGATTCGAAAATTTCCTATGGGTTTTCTCTGGTAGACGTGGTGCGCACTGTTGGGTCAGTGATAAAAGAGCTCGTGCTTTGAacaatttacaaagaagTAATATAATAGACTATATGAATGTGGTTAAAGATCGTACCGCTAACAAAAGACTAGCACTACTGAGACCCTATCATCCCCATATAGCGAGATCTCTGGAACAATTGAAGCCACATTTCACCGCAATAATCCTAGAGGAACAAGATCCATGGAGGGATGATGCACATGCGATGCAGACGTTGCTTCCTGGACTGCACGATAGAAATTTAATAGAAGCCTTATCTCGATATTGGAAGGCTCACCCTGGTAGATCAAGCAAAGAGAAATGGAGTGATATAGATGCAATTGCCGCcaaggaattgaagatCTCTAGGAaacaagaatttatcaatcGATTACGTGAATGCAAGGAAGATCTAGTCATCTCGACATTATACCCTAAATTGGATGTTGAAGTGACAAAACAGACACACCACTTGTTGAAGGCACCCTTCTGTATTCATCCAGGCACCGGTAACGTGTGTGTCCCCATAGATGAGAATTTTGTACCTTCCAAGGCTCCTAGATTGATTGATCTACAAAGTGAGATGGAATTGAGAAACCATGATATCTCCAAAACGTCATTACAGCCATTTTTAGATGCATTTCAAAGACAAATCAATAAACTGGTCAAGGAAGAATTGAGCAACGTGAAAAGAGAtcgtgaagaagatgatggtCAAATAGTTGACTTttaa
- the HRI1 gene encoding Hri1p (similar to uniprot|Q05905 Saccharomyces cerevisiae YLR301W Hypothetical ORF), translating to MPQLLKRLAFQVGSVPNERTTTFTSISNDGHHISLRPLVNLNSTSEEEFPFEWVFAGLNTGVRVVPISEGVVEQDFNFWLDTNCYLNLPNTHRGEVKTIWTQWDSGSVAENGEVFPNGPDNPGVPFFELWHPLDPNRVEQVLLNDPLTTAEATKARSIVFKVREGQGYDGLVIVTGRWAQGFLSKQGDATVDGLNFLRTIELEDGSREALVLYGSDAEKFPQEYLGYESGAHVEVHGLKWDVIESN from the coding sequence ATGCCTCAgctattgaaaagattagcGTTTCAAGTGGGTTCTGTGCCCAATGAAAGAACCACAACTTTTACCAGCATATCAAACGATGGTCATCACATCTCTTTGAGGCCACTAGtcaatttgaattcaaCATCCGAGGAGGAATTCCCATTTGAATGGGTTTTTGCAGGTTTAAATACCGGTGTTAGAGTGGTACCTATTAGTGAAGGAGTTGTTGAACaagattttaatttttggCTCGATACGAATTGTTACTTAAACTTGCCTAATACCCATAGAGGTGAAGTTAAAACAATTTGGACACAATGGGATTCGGGATCAGTAGctgaaaatggtgaagtCTTCCCCAATGGTCCTGACAATCCAGGCGTACcattttttgaattatGGCATCCATTGGATCCCAACCGTGTGGAACAAGTCTTGCTTAACGACCCATTGACAACTGCGGAAGCGACCAAGGCACGTTCTATTGTTTTCAAAGTTAGAGAAGGTCAAGGTTATGATGGATTAGTTATCGTAACCGGTAGATGGGCTCAAGGATTTCTAAGTAAGCAAGGGGATGCTACAGTTGATGGATTAAACTTCTTGAGGACTattgaattagaagatggtTCGAGAGAGGCACTCGTTCTTTATGGTTCtgatgctgaaaaatttccacaGGAATATCTTGGGTATGAATCAGGTGCTCATGTTGAAGTTCATGGTCTCAAGTGGGACGTTATCGAATCCAATTAG
- the HSP26 gene encoding chaperone protein HSP26 (similar to uniprot|P15992 Saccharomyces cerevisiae YBR072W HSP26 Small heat shock protein with chaperone activity that is regulated by a heat induced transition from an inactive oligomeric (24-mer) complex to an active dimer induced by heat upon entry into stationary phase and during sporulation), which produces MSFNSPFFSFFDAINNEVENFNRILDNSGFNDYYPQRQVTTGKKANDKTLQKTNADGKWVDDWSLLPTRFGSSGIIPAVDLLEHEKNYELNVTIPGVKDKKDINLEYHKEANQIIVSGEIPSTVTEENKDKVRVKEVAFGKFKRVITLPKAPGVDADNIKADYKDGILKLNVPKLEPTEPENQVKKIEISSTN; this is translated from the coding sequence ATGTCTTTCAACTCACcatttttcagtttctttgaCGCTATTAACAACgaagtggaaaatttcaatagaATTTTGGACAATTCTGGTTTTAATGATTACTACCCACAGCGTCAAGTGACCACTGGTAAGAAGGCCAATGACAAAACATTGCAAAAAACCAATGCTGACGGTAAGTGGGTCGACGATTGGTCATTGTTGCCCACAAGATTTGGATCAAGTGGAATAATTCCAGCTGTGGATCTATTGGAACATGAGAAGAATTATGAATTAAATGTTACCATCCCAGGTGTGAAAGATAAAAAAGATATTAACTTGGAATATCACAAGGAAGCCAACCAGATTATTGTTAGCGGTGAGATTCCATCAACCGTTACGGAGGAAAACAAGGATAAAGTGAGAGTCAAAGAAGTTGCATTCGGTAAATTTAAACGTGTAATTACATTACCAAAGGCACCTGGCGTAGATGCCGACAACATAAAGGCAGATTACAAGGATGGtatcttgaaattgaatgTGCCAAAGCTGGAACCTACTGAACCAGAAAACCAggtgaagaaaattgaaatttcttctacaaATTGA